From Rhizobium favelukesii, the proteins below share one genomic window:
- a CDS encoding HNH endonuclease signature motif containing protein has product MKTDLVGKADMSDDEWRIVEQNDLYEVCRSGKVRRVGKSVLMTRRLNTGYDYVSLSKASKVTSVTIHRLVCIAFHGQPDGRVVNHIDGDKTNNHAENLEWVTYGQNNKHAFDTGLKKPTDSRGERNGRAKLTNEAVAEIRDNPHSLTGVALARKFKVTPQLVSLVRQGKSWPEGFQKTRSM; this is encoded by the coding sequence ATGAAAACAGATCTCGTTGGGAAAGCGGACATGAGTGACGATGAATGGAGAATTGTAGAGCAAAATGACCTCTACGAAGTCTGCCGGTCTGGCAAAGTGCGGCGCGTTGGGAAAAGTGTCTTGATGACTAGGCGCCTGAACACCGGATACGACTACGTCAGTCTCAGTAAGGCATCAAAAGTCACCAGCGTTACTATCCACCGTCTAGTTTGCATTGCCTTCCACGGACAACCAGACGGAAGGGTGGTAAACCACATCGACGGCGATAAAACCAACAATCACGCTGAAAATCTTGAGTGGGTAACTTACGGCCAAAACAACAAGCACGCTTTCGACACTGGCTTGAAGAAACCCACTGATAGCAGGGGTGAGCGAAACGGCAGAGCGAAGCTCACTAATGAGGCAGTCGCAGAAATACGGGATAATCCGCACAGCCTTACTGGCGTAGCCCTAGCTCGTAAATTCAAGGTCACTCCTCAATTGGTATCCTTGGTCAGACAGGGAAAGTCATGGCCTGAAGGTTTTCAGAAGACGAGGAGCATGTGA
- a CDS encoding HNH endonuclease signature motif containing protein: protein MPRKHFSRTDRVRIFDLSGGRCHICCQKIQVGEAWDIEHLVPWELTRDDSDSNIRPAHKTCHKVKTADDVADIRKADRIRAKHIQAVPPTHFPGGKNSKWKRTLSGKVVLR from the coding sequence ATGCCTCGTAAGCATTTTTCAAGAACGGACAGGGTGCGGATCTTCGACCTCTCAGGCGGTCGATGCCATATCTGCTGCCAGAAAATACAGGTTGGCGAAGCTTGGGACATAGAACATCTCGTTCCGTGGGAACTGACGCGCGACGACAGCGACAGCAATATCCGGCCAGCCCATAAAACCTGCCACAAGGTAAAAACAGCCGACGATGTGGCCGATATCCGAAAGGCGGACAGAATTCGCGCCAAACACATACAGGCCGTCCCACCAACGCATTTCCCCGGCGGCAAGAACTCAAAGTGGAAGCGAACTCTGAGTGGAAAGGTTGTTCTCCGATGA